The proteins below are encoded in one region of Paenibacillus sp. YYML68:
- the tnpA gene encoding IS200/IS605 family transposase: protein MSRDVYSTNNVVFDCKYHVVFCPKYRRKVLVSPIDERLKELFLLKANELQAEIVHMDIMPDHVHVLIRCDPQFGIHKVVKHLKGYTSRMLRQEFKQLTSRLPSLWTNSYFVATVGSVSLETVQRYIEEQKDR from the coding sequence GTGTCAAGAGACGTATACAGCACTAACAATGTGGTGTTCGATTGCAAATACCATGTCGTATTCTGCCCGAAGTATCGGCGTAAGGTGCTTGTATCTCCAATCGACGAACGACTGAAAGAGTTGTTCCTGCTGAAAGCTAACGAACTTCAAGCGGAAATCGTCCATATGGATATCATGCCTGACCATGTGCATGTGCTGATTAGGTGCGATCCGCAGTTCGGCATTCACAAAGTCGTGAAACATCTGAAAGGGTATACGTCGCGTATGTTGCGCCAAGAGTTCAAGCAGCTTACGTCTCGGCTTCCGTCGCTGTGGACCAATAGCTATTTCGTCGCTACGGTTGGAAGCGTATCGCTTGAAACGGTACAGCGATATATTGAAGAACAGAAGGATCGTTGA
- a CDS encoding nuclease-related domain-containing protein, translated as MNAHNTERSAAHQLKYIGGEYRVLHGKRLGGGKLDIDHLVIGPNGLFHIDTKHWDGEIQLGAGGEGQLQTAETAAGLDPTAQLYRQEHALKELLRQHKLRADVVGIVCFTHPDATLIGTSAAFNAVKVERLVQQIKSHRPSRTLSASEVAEMERILVHSSK; from the coding sequence CTGAACGCGCACAACACCGAGCGCAGCGCCGCTCACCAGCTGAAATATATCGGCGGCGAATACCGCGTCCTGCATGGCAAGCGTCTTGGCGGCGGCAAGCTGGACATCGATCATCTCGTGATCGGTCCGAACGGACTGTTCCACATCGATACGAAGCATTGGGATGGGGAGATTCAGCTTGGCGCAGGCGGCGAGGGGCAGCTGCAGACAGCGGAGACGGCAGCCGGACTTGATCCGACGGCCCAGCTGTACCGCCAGGAGCATGCGCTCAAGGAGCTGCTGCGCCAGCATAAGCTGCGCGCCGACGTCGTCGGCATCGTCTGCTTCACGCATCCGGATGCCACGCTCATCGGAACGAGCGCGGCGTTCAACGCGGTGAAGGTGGAGCGTCTTGTACAGCAGATCAAGTCGCACCGTCCATCGCGGACGCTGAGTGCGTCCGAGGTCGCGGAGATGGAGCGCATTCTGGTGCATAGCAGCAAGTAA
- a CDS encoding LysR family transcriptional regulator — protein MLDRLEGRYFRTFVTVMEEGSISRAAEKLGYVQSTVTTHIRLLEESVGRRLFERLPRGVVLTEDGRRLSAYARRFLQLGDELEELLAETEQEPQGTVRVRLLESFGASYVWEPLRQFSERYPRIDIELEPGFQLDTIAALRERRVELGIVPLVEAQAALSDIEAVPLAADELIWIASCSRAELVRSEGAAALAGVRLVGFGPQCLYTGEADAILRQEEGHSATPQLETAAFASLAMIKQAVASGWGIAFVPRTSVRAELDSGVLVECPELGRRAIRHCLLRLKARPLPRAAELLHGHLAGCGLSGHMVE, from the coding sequence ATGCTGGATCGGCTAGAGGGACGTTATTTTCGCACATTCGTTACAGTGATGGAGGAGGGTAGTATCAGCAGGGCAGCGGAGAAGCTCGGCTATGTGCAGTCGACGGTGACGACGCACATTCGGCTGCTTGAGGAGTCTGTCGGCCGCAGACTGTTCGAGCGTCTGCCGCGCGGGGTGGTGTTGACGGAGGATGGCCGAAGGCTGTCGGCGTATGCACGGCGCTTCCTGCAGCTCGGGGACGAGCTGGAGGAACTGCTCGCTGAGACGGAGCAGGAGCCGCAAGGGACGGTGCGGGTGCGGCTGCTCGAGTCGTTCGGTGCGTCGTACGTGTGGGAGCCGCTACGCCAGTTCTCCGAGCGGTACCCGCGCATTGACATCGAGCTGGAGCCGGGCTTTCAGCTCGATACGATTGCCGCCCTGCGTGAGCGGCGCGTGGAGCTCGGCATCGTGCCGCTTGTTGAGGCACAGGCAGCGCTGTCAGACATCGAGGCTGTCCCGCTCGCTGCCGATGAGCTGATCTGGATCGCGTCCTGCAGTCGGGCGGAGCTTGTAAGGTCGGAAGGAGCCGCGGCGCTAGCAGGCGTGAGACTTGTCGGCTTCGGACCGCAATGTTTGTATACCGGCGAAGCCGATGCAATCTTGCGGCAGGAGGAAGGCCATAGCGCTACGCCCCAGCTGGAGACGGCTGCCTTCGCCTCGCTCGCGATGATCAAGCAGGCGGTGGCAAGCGGCTGGGGCATCGCCTTCGTGCCGCGCACGAGTGTGCGGGCGGAGCTCGATAGCGGCGTGCTTGTCGAATGCCCGGAGCTCGGGAGGCGGGCCATCCGACACTGTCTGCTCCGACTGAAAGCTAGGCCACTGCCGCGGGCGGCGGAGCTGCTGCATGGGCATTTGGCAGGGTGCGGTCTAAGCGGGCATATGGTAGAATAA
- a CDS encoding dehydrogenase → MNSGNKMKHQKPVPSVRQIRRTCSRELYRARKRIGRYVTPEAIREADDIYFKKVLAHLMYIVENGSNRKLLADWFDEHVCGEVAVLYGVEEAVLSKAFRDSFGG, encoded by the coding sequence ATGAACTCGGGGAACAAGATGAAGCATCAGAAGCCGGTGCCGTCGGTGCGCCAAATTCGCCGTACGTGCAGCCGCGAGCTGTACCGCGCCCGCAAGCGGATCGGCCGCTACGTTACGCCGGAGGCGATCCGTGAGGCGGACGACATCTATTTCAAGAAGGTGCTCGCGCACCTGATGTATATTGTAGAGAACGGCAGCAACCGCAAGCTGCTCGCCGACTGGTTCGACGAGCACGTTTGCGGTGAGGTGGCCGTCCTATACGGGGTGGAGGAAGCGGTGCTGTCGAAGGCGTTCCGCGACTCGTTCGGAGGCTGA
- a CDS encoding cupredoxin domain-containing protein has translation MNRFIIVRPRTLHALKVGALTALLAGASFLWLQRELAEPTASAELGNTASFSAVNDSASASASGSSAAKPASAAPTKTVERKIQLVTGEFKSTGPDGKTLEAYRWDPGTVVVNKGELVKLSIYGVNGASHPFIIEGLNVKGEVKKGKETVVTFQPQEAGIYRLICLTHQDIAQNGPMIGYIVVQD, from the coding sequence ATGAACCGATTCATCATCGTACGTCCACGCACGCTTCACGCCCTGAAGGTCGGGGCGCTCACCGCGCTTCTCGCAGGCGCGTCCTTCTTATGGCTGCAGCGGGAGCTGGCGGAGCCGACCGCCTCGGCAGAGCTTGGCAACACCGCGAGCTTCTCAGCGGTCAACGACTCAGCGAGCGCCTCAGCGTCAGGCTCTAGCGCCGCCAAGCCCGCTTCCGCCGCACCGACCAAGACGGTCGAACGGAAGATCCAGCTCGTAACCGGCGAATTCAAGTCGACTGGCCCGGACGGGAAGACGCTTGAAGCGTACCGCTGGGACCCGGGGACCGTCGTCGTCAACAAGGGCGAGCTCGTCAAGCTGAGCATTTACGGTGTGAACGGCGCGAGCCATCCTTTCATCATCGAAGGGTTGAATGTGAAGGGTGAGGTGAAGAAGGGGAAGGAGACGGTCGTCACGTTCCAGCCGCAGGAGGCCGGCATCTACCGACTCATCTGCTTAACGCATCAAGACATCGCCCAGAACGGCCCGATGATCGGGTACATCGTCGTGCAGGATTAG
- a CDS encoding MBL fold metallo-hydrolase, with amino-acid sequence MDNETITLNVETLSLGPLQTNCYLLTVPGSNRAVVIDPGMQPGALMKRVAGLEVEAIVLTHAHFDHIGGVDELRRAKSCPVYLHDAEADWLTNPKKNGSARWPELGAEIVTDPAEHALDDGQQLQLLGLPFRVLHTPGHSPGSVSLLHGNKLFGGDVLFKLSVGRTDLPGGSERTLLESIHGKLFELPDDTIVYPGHGPRTTIGYEKEHNPYV; translated from the coding sequence ATGGACAACGAGACGATCACATTGAATGTTGAGACGCTCAGCCTTGGACCGCTGCAGACGAACTGCTATCTCCTTACCGTGCCGGGCTCGAACCGGGCTGTCGTCATCGACCCGGGGATGCAGCCAGGTGCGCTGATGAAGCGGGTTGCCGGTCTTGAGGTCGAGGCGATCGTGCTTACGCATGCGCACTTCGACCATATTGGCGGGGTGGACGAGCTGCGGCGCGCGAAGAGCTGCCCTGTCTACCTGCATGATGCCGAGGCGGACTGGCTGACGAATCCGAAGAAGAACGGCTCAGCGCGCTGGCCGGAGCTGGGCGCCGAGATCGTCACCGATCCGGCGGAGCATGCGCTGGATGACGGTCAGCAGCTGCAGCTGCTCGGCCTTCCGTTCCGCGTGCTGCATACGCCGGGGCATTCGCCGGGTAGTGTCAGCCTCTTGCACGGCAACAAGCTGTTCGGCGGCGACGTGCTGTTCAAGCTGTCGGTCGGCCGCACCGACCTGCCGGGCGGCAGCGAGCGTACACTGCTCGAGTCGATCCACGGCAAGCTGTTCGAGCTGCCTGACGACACGATCGTGTACCCGGGACACGGTCCCCGCACGACGATCGGCTACGAGAAGGAGCATAATCCGTACGTGTAA
- the flgB gene encoding flagellar basal body rod protein FlgB encodes MVTFGNNLNESLLDVLTLKHKVIADNIANVDTPYYKAKEVVFQDELRRQLENGDQAKLQLHQTEAKHLPGHKPPTEVPHQVRKLSHTVMNNNQNNVDIDYEMASLAKNQLVYNYMIDRVGGYYSKHKKLLADLR; translated from the coding sequence GTGGTTACTTTTGGAAATAATCTGAACGAATCGCTCTTGGATGTGTTGACTCTCAAGCACAAGGTGATTGCGGATAACATCGCTAATGTCGATACGCCTTACTATAAGGCGAAGGAGGTCGTCTTTCAGGACGAGCTGCGCCGTCAGCTCGAGAACGGGGATCAGGCGAAGCTTCAGCTGCATCAGACGGAAGCGAAGCATCTGCCAGGCCACAAGCCGCCAACTGAGGTCCCGCACCAAGTCAGAAAGCTGAGTCATACGGTCATGAACAACAATCAGAACAACGTAGATATTGATTACGAGATGGCCAGTCTTGCCAAAAATCAGCTCGTCTACAACTATATGATTGATCGCGTGGGCGGCTATTACTCCAAGCATAAGAAGCTGCTGGCAGACCTGAGATAG
- a CDS encoding ABC transporter ATP-binding protein: MQGAPVRPGGMPGGMPGGPGHPGAPGRGAPVVKPKRFRATVRRLWAYFGNDQRGLALILTFVLIQSVLTVAGPYLIGVAVDAVKADDPGLLMMMVIALVAAYIGEGALTLLQGWYMAGISQRVVMRMRQALFEKLQKLPLGFFDSRPHGEVMSRLSNDMDNVSTTLSQSTIQLMSGTIAIVGSLVMMLVLSPLLTLAAMVTVPLVFLLARTITKRTGVLFKEQQAQLGRLNGHIEETITGQQLVKAFNHEGKSIEQFEEVNGKLMQASLKAQVWSGFMMPLLSVINNIGFAAIALVGGLLAVNGSITVGVIASFIGYSRQFVRPLNELAQTYNVMLSGIAGAERAFEVLDEQEEPEDAPEAVVLREPKGHVVFERVSFGYRPDAMILKDVSFEAPVNSMIALVGPTGAGKTTIVNLLTRFYDVTSGRILIDGRDVRDYTRDSLRRCFGIVLQDTYLFSGTIRDNIKYGKPDATDDEVVAAAKLANADAFIRRLPGGYDTLLSENAANLSQGQRQLLAIARVILAQPSILILDEATSSIDTRTELHIQEALLHMMQERTSFIIAHRLNTIRDADTIMVIDRGTVTEQGSHEELLEQRKTYYEMFHSQFRNVQG, encoded by the coding sequence ATGCAGGGCGCTCCCGTTCGGCCAGGAGGAATGCCAGGAGGAATGCCGGGCGGTCCCGGTCATCCGGGTGCTCCAGGCAGAGGCGCACCTGTCGTGAAGCCGAAGCGGTTCCGCGCGACTGTACGCCGGCTGTGGGCCTACTTCGGCAACGATCAGCGCGGCCTTGCGCTCATTCTGACGTTCGTGCTTATTCAATCCGTGCTTACTGTCGCAGGTCCTTATCTGATTGGCGTTGCGGTCGATGCGGTGAAGGCGGACGATCCGGGGCTGCTCATGATGATGGTCATCGCGCTTGTGGCGGCATATATCGGGGAAGGTGCGCTTACGTTACTGCAAGGCTGGTACATGGCAGGCATCTCACAGCGCGTCGTCATGCGCATGCGTCAGGCGCTGTTCGAGAAGCTGCAGAAGCTGCCGCTCGGCTTCTTCGACAGCCGTCCGCACGGCGAAGTGATGAGCAGACTGTCGAACGATATGGACAACGTGAGCACGACTTTATCCCAATCGACGATTCAACTGATGTCAGGGACGATCGCGATTGTCGGCTCACTCGTCATGATGCTGGTGCTCAGTCCGCTGCTTACGCTCGCTGCGATGGTGACGGTGCCGCTTGTGTTTCTACTCGCTCGCACCATTACGAAGCGAACGGGAGTTCTCTTCAAGGAGCAGCAAGCGCAGCTCGGACGATTGAACGGTCATATCGAAGAGACGATTACTGGACAACAGCTGGTGAAGGCGTTCAATCACGAGGGCAAGTCGATCGAGCAGTTCGAAGAGGTGAACGGCAAGCTGATGCAGGCGTCGCTGAAGGCGCAGGTCTGGTCCGGCTTCATGATGCCGCTCCTTAGCGTCATTAACAACATTGGCTTCGCGGCCATTGCACTGGTCGGCGGGCTGCTCGCGGTGAACGGCTCCATCACGGTTGGCGTCATCGCCAGCTTCATTGGCTATTCGAGACAATTCGTACGGCCGCTCAACGAACTGGCGCAAACGTACAATGTAATGCTATCCGGTATTGCCGGGGCCGAGCGGGCATTCGAGGTGCTCGACGAGCAGGAGGAGCCGGAGGATGCGCCAGAGGCCGTCGTGCTGCGCGAGCCGAAGGGCCACGTCGTATTCGAGCGTGTCAGCTTCGGCTACCGGCCCGACGCTATGATTCTGAAGGACGTCAGCTTCGAGGCGCCCGTCAATAGTATGATCGCCTTGGTAGGACCTACGGGTGCGGGCAAGACGACGATCGTCAATTTGCTGACACGGTTCTATGATGTGACCAGTGGTCGCATCCTGATCGACGGCCGAGATGTTCGCGACTATACACGGGACAGCCTGCGTCGCTGCTTCGGGATCGTGCTGCAGGATACGTACCTGTTCTCGGGAACGATCCGGGATAATATAAAGTACGGCAAGCCAGATGCTACTGACGATGAGGTCGTCGCGGCGGCGAAGCTTGCCAATGCGGATGCGTTCATTCGCCGTCTGCCTGGAGGCTATGATACGCTGCTGTCGGAGAACGCGGCGAATTTGAGTCAAGGTCAGCGCCAGCTGCTGGCGATTGCGCGAGTGATTTTGGCCCAGCCTTCGATACTCATTCTGGACGAAGCGACGAGCAGCATCGATACGCGTACGGAGCTGCACATTCAAGAGGCGCTGCTGCACATGATGCAGGAGCGGACCAGCTTCATTATTGCGCATCGGCTGAATACGATTCGGGATGCCGATACGATCATGGTTATCGACCGCGGCACCGTGACCGAGCAGGGCAGTCACGAGGAGCTGCTGGAGCAGAGGAAGACGTATTACGAGATGTTCCACAGTCAGTTTCGGAATGTGCAGGGCTAG
- a CDS encoding HPP family protein has product MKHHQPHALTQSGPSGHTEQSGNLELSGLSGLSEPIGPSAQSELSAQSEQLTLSGHSAQLRPPALVRLLTLLGPGLGAFAAIYAACELGALLGALLVMAPLGASCVLAFALPDSPLAQPRSIVGGHLLSTVIGLVLLHTAGSHTWSAALGVGLAIVLMQRTRTLHPPAGADPLVVLLGGSSSASWSFLVTPALLGSALIVAVAWAYHRLGSKRPYPQRWL; this is encoded by the coding sequence ATGAAGCATCATCAGCCTCATGCCTTGACTCAGTCTGGGCCCTCTGGGCATACGGAGCAGTCTGGAAATCTCGAGCTGTCTGGGCTGTCTGGGCTGTCTGAGCCGATTGGACCGTCTGCGCAGTCTGAGCTGTCCGCGCAGTCCGAACAGCTCACGCTATCCGGTCATTCCGCGCAGCTCCGACCTCCTGCGCTCGTGCGGCTGCTCACCTTACTCGGCCCCGGCCTTGGCGCCTTCGCCGCCATCTATGCCGCCTGCGAGCTAGGCGCTCTACTCGGCGCGTTGCTCGTCATGGCGCCGCTCGGCGCCTCGTGCGTGCTCGCCTTCGCGCTGCCCGACAGCCCGCTCGCCCAGCCTCGCAGCATCGTCGGCGGCCACCTGCTCAGCACGGTGATCGGCCTCGTGCTACTGCATACGGCAGGCTCACACACCTGGTCCGCTGCTCTTGGCGTCGGGCTCGCTATCGTGCTGATGCAACGAACGCGAACGCTGCACCCGCCGGCAGGTGCTGATCCGCTCGTCGTCCTGCTCGGCGGCAGCAGCTCCGCCTCATGGAGCTTCCTCGTCACACCCGCGTTGCTCGGCTCCGCGCTCATCGTCGCGGTCGCCTGGGCGTACCATCGGCTCGGCTCGAAGCGGCCATATCCACAGCGCTGGCTATAG
- a CDS encoding transposase, giving the protein MRITYKYRLYPSREQRKVIHFTVERCRLLYNRLLDERIHAYKNEGKSLTYYDQANTFTERKRYIPALKQVHSQVLQDVAKRLDKAFQAFFRRVKLGEKPGFPRFKPASQYDSFTYPQGGYSITGNRLKLSKIGDVKINLHRLIEGKMKTCTVIQKNGKYYACLSVEVERQQLPHCSEQIGVDLGLKHLAITSEGETFDAPKYLRKSEKRLKRAQRSVSRKKRGSNRRKKAVRELARLHEHVANQRKDYAHKLSRNLVSRFGLIAFEDLNTVGMVKNHNLAKSIVDAGWHQLVQFTKYKAESAGRVVKQVDPRNTSQICSNCGEVVKKELKERTHHCPHCGFVADRDVNAAINILQRATA; this is encoded by the coding sequence ATGCGAATAACGTACAAATACCGACTCTATCCAAGCCGCGAACAGCGCAAGGTGATTCACTTCACTGTAGAGCGTTGCCGCCTGCTGTATAACCGTTTGCTGGACGAACGTATTCACGCCTACAAAAACGAAGGTAAGAGCCTTACCTATTACGATCAAGCTAATACCTTCACTGAGCGGAAACGGTATATTCCAGCACTCAAGCAAGTACATAGCCAAGTACTACAGGACGTAGCCAAACGATTGGACAAGGCTTTTCAAGCGTTCTTCCGTCGTGTAAAGTTGGGAGAAAAACCAGGCTTTCCACGCTTCAAACCGGCTTCGCAGTACGATTCTTTCACGTATCCGCAAGGCGGTTACAGCATCACAGGAAACAGGCTGAAGCTCTCCAAGATTGGAGATGTAAAGATTAACCTGCATCGCCTGATTGAAGGGAAGATGAAGACCTGCACCGTCATCCAGAAGAACGGCAAGTATTACGCTTGTCTGTCTGTTGAAGTCGAACGTCAGCAGTTACCGCATTGCTCGGAACAGATCGGCGTTGACCTTGGACTCAAGCATCTGGCCATTACGTCTGAAGGCGAGACGTTCGACGCTCCGAAGTACTTACGCAAAAGTGAGAAGCGGTTAAAGCGTGCGCAGCGTTCCGTAAGCCGTAAGAAACGCGGTTCTAATCGACGTAAAAAAGCTGTCCGTGAACTCGCTCGACTGCATGAACATGTTGCCAATCAGCGCAAGGATTACGCGCATAAGCTGTCTCGTAATCTCGTAAGCCGCTTCGGCTTGATCGCTTTCGAAGATTTAAATACGGTTGGTATGGTCAAGAATCACAACCTCGCAAAGTCGATCGTAGACGCTGGCTGGCATCAGCTCGTACAATTCACGAAATACAAGGCTGAGAGTGCCGGTAGAGTCGTGAAACAAGTCGATCCACGAAATACGTCACAGATATGCTCGAATTGCGGTGAAGTCGTCAAAAAAGAACTGAAGGAACGCACGCACCACTGTCCGCATTGCGGTTTCGTTGCAGATCGAGACGTGAACGCGGCTATCAATATTTTGCAAAGAGCAACAGCCTAA
- a CDS encoding ABC transporter ATP-binding protein, translating to MPYRTYMKKYWKGFLLAILFLTMEAAADLMMPTLLAIIIDQGMMKQDMDAVLRMGGLMLLITAAGAVAASIRNIVAVRVSQQFGAELRSDLFRSIQSLSFESMDKLERASLITRMTSDITVVQNFVSGLMRIFVKAPLIGLGALILAIRLNPQLSVVFAVVIPIVVLLVIWNMKIGFVRFRQVQRSLDRLNSTVREYLAGVRVVKAFNRFDHESERFRLINEEQQHASTGAMRAMAIFNPGIMLTVNLGIVAILWVGGQWVHRGAMQSAQIGELVAFINYMTQILFSLMMVSMVFAMFVRAKASAQRISEVFREQRGGVVKGTDTIPERIQGRIDFEQVTFAYGSGEAAVPVLRNVSFSCLPGETVGIIGSTGSGKSSLVSLIPRFYDYQSGHVRIDGVDVQQLDPSSLREVIAIVPQKNVLFSGTITDNIRWGNEHATTEEIERAARIAQAHPFIEQLPEGYGARLGQRGVNLSGGQKQRISIARALVRKPRILILDDCTSALDMTTEARLKEALKEAAADVTCLLIAQRITSVMDADRIVVLDQGEVAAIGTHAELLVGCKVYQEIYQSQIGKELADHV from the coding sequence ATGCCGTATCGTACATATATGAAGAAATATTGGAAGGGCTTTCTACTCGCCATCCTCTTCCTGACGATGGAGGCCGCCGCTGATCTGATGATGCCGACGCTGCTCGCGATCATTATCGATCAAGGAATGATGAAGCAAGACATGGATGCGGTGCTGCGAATGGGTGGTCTCATGCTGCTCATTACGGCTGCAGGAGCAGTAGCGGCAAGTATTCGCAACATCGTAGCGGTTCGAGTGTCGCAGCAGTTCGGAGCCGAGCTACGGTCGGACCTGTTCCGCAGCATTCAGTCGCTATCGTTCGAGAGTATGGATAAGCTGGAGCGCGCCTCGCTCATTACCCGGATGACGAGCGATATAACGGTCGTGCAGAACTTCGTCAGCGGTCTGATGCGCATCTTCGTCAAGGCGCCGCTCATTGGTCTTGGCGCACTTATTCTTGCGATTCGGCTCAATCCGCAGCTGTCAGTCGTGTTTGCCGTCGTCATTCCGATCGTCGTCCTGCTGGTCATATGGAACATGAAGATCGGCTTCGTTCGGTTCCGACAAGTACAGCGCTCGCTCGATCGTCTGAACAGTACGGTTCGTGAATATTTGGCCGGCGTGCGCGTCGTGAAGGCGTTCAATCGGTTCGATCATGAGTCCGAGCGGTTTCGTCTCATTAACGAGGAGCAGCAGCACGCGTCGACCGGAGCGATGCGGGCGATGGCGATTTTTAACCCTGGCATCATGCTTACGGTTAACCTAGGCATCGTCGCCATCCTATGGGTTGGAGGGCAATGGGTACATAGGGGGGCTATGCAGAGTGCCCAGATCGGAGAGCTCGTCGCGTTCATCAACTATATGACGCAAATCTTGTTCTCACTCATGATGGTATCGATGGTATTCGCGATGTTCGTCCGAGCGAAGGCGTCAGCGCAGCGCATTAGTGAGGTGTTCAGAGAGCAGCGTGGGGGAGTCGTGAAGGGGACGGATACAATTCCAGAGCGTATTCAAGGACGCATTGACTTCGAGCAGGTGACGTTCGCCTACGGCAGCGGAGAGGCCGCGGTCCCAGTGCTGCGGAATGTGAGCTTCTCCTGTCTGCCGGGGGAGACGGTCGGGATCATTGGCTCTACCGGCTCGGGCAAAAGCTCACTCGTCAGCCTCATTCCGCGCTTCTACGATTATCAGTCCGGTCATGTGCGGATCGATGGCGTAGATGTGCAGCAGCTTGACCCCTCCTCGCTGCGCGAGGTCATCGCAATCGTTCCGCAAAAAAATGTGCTGTTCTCTGGCACGATCACCGATAACATTCGCTGGGGGAACGAGCACGCGACGACCGAGGAGATCGAGCGGGCGGCGCGCATCGCACAGGCGCATCCGTTCATCGAGCAGCTGCCAGAGGGATACGGGGCCAGACTCGGGCAACGCGGTGTGAACTTGTCCGGCGGGCAAAAGCAGCGCATCTCGATCGCAAGAGCACTCGTGCGCAAGCCGCGCATTTTGATTCTCGACGATTGCACGAGCGCTCTCGATATGACGACGGAGGCGAGGCTGAAGGAGGCGCTGAAGGAGGCTGCGGCCGATGTGACGTGCCTCCTCATCGCGCAGCGAATTACATCTGTCATGGATGCCGACCGCATTGTCGTGCTCGATCAGGGTGAGGTGGCGGCCATCGGCACGCATGCGGAGCTGCTTGTAGGCTGCAAGGTGTATCAGGAGATCTACCAATCTCAGATTGGGAAGGAGCTGGCGGACCATGTCTAA
- a CDS encoding thioredoxin family protein has product MSTNLSSKLRKGLSPEQFMSGMTKNQEAFMDWYEKFTWESEDDKEFFESMNNRDDLRCLILAADWCGDVVRNVPAVFRALEISGIPTEVLIKEEHMDVMEKFLTLGGEAIPVVIFTDFSGFVLGQWGPRPKHVQEVMVRFKQENPDREAADYQDKLKVVREEMGRQYGEGTAYQTVIVKELRELLSTF; this is encoded by the coding sequence ATGAGTACGAATTTGAGCAGCAAGCTGCGCAAGGGCTTATCGCCTGAGCAGTTCATGAGCGGCATGACCAAGAACCAGGAGGCCTTCATGGACTGGTACGAGAAGTTCACCTGGGAGAGCGAGGACGACAAGGAATTCTTCGAATCGATGAACAACCGCGACGATCTGCGCTGCCTGATCTTGGCCGCTGACTGGTGCGGCGACGTCGTCCGCAACGTGCCGGCTGTGTTCCGCGCGCTGGAGATTTCCGGCATTCCGACTGAGGTGCTGATCAAGGAAGAGCATATGGACGTGATGGAGAAGTTCTTGACACTGGGCGGCGAGGCCATTCCGGTCGTCATCTTCACTGACTTCAGCGGCTTCGTGCTCGGCCAGTGGGGTCCGCGTCCGAAGCATGTGCAAGAGGTCATGGTGCGCTTCAAGCAGGAGAACCCGGACCGCGAAGCAGCGGATTACCAGGACAAGCTCAAGGTTGTGCGTGAAGAAATGGGCCGTCAATACGGCGAAGGCACCGCCTACCAGACGGTCATCGTGAAGGAGCTCCGCGAGCTTCTGTCCACGTTCTAA